From one Melioribacteraceae bacterium genomic stretch:
- a CDS encoding bifunctional UDP-3-O-[3-hydroxymyristoyl] N-acetylglucosamine deacetylase/3-hydroxyacyl-ACP dehydratase, which yields MLELQRTIKTPVTISGDGLHTGTTSTITFKPAPENYGIKFIRTDLGGQPEIPAIADYVVDISRGTTIGLGDAKVHTVEHVLAAVVGLQIDNIKIEIDGIEPPVGDGSSMPFVEKLLQAGFVTQDEPKDYLIIDETVMHHDEDRQVDIVALPLDGYRLTVMVDYFNPALGSQHTGLFDLEKEFVTEFAPARTFCFLSEVEQLADAGLIKGGNLDNAVVIVDHDIDQQGIDRIMTKVGFKNKVEIGPTGFLNDKSLRYKNEPVRHKLLDLIGDLALIGVPIKAQILAARPGHKANVEFAQKIRKLYQQKKLVRKYQFKKTEGVVLDVNAIQRILPHRYPFLLVDKIIELDIERKVVGIKSVTINEPFFQGHFPGEPVMPGVLLIEAMAQTGGILLLNSVKDPAEHLVFFSGINNAKFRKPVVPGDQLRIEIDLLNKKKNFFQIKGNVFVENTLVAEAEMMAVVTDRPPQSIEE from the coding sequence ATGCTTGAACTACAACGAACTATAAAAACTCCGGTTACAATTTCCGGGGATGGATTGCATACAGGAACGACATCAACAATAACATTCAAACCTGCTCCGGAAAATTACGGTATAAAATTTATTAGAACTGATCTGGGAGGTCAACCGGAAATTCCCGCGATTGCTGATTACGTTGTTGATATTTCAAGAGGTACAACAATTGGCTTAGGTGATGCAAAAGTTCATACAGTTGAACATGTCCTTGCCGCTGTTGTCGGTTTACAAATAGATAATATAAAAATTGAAATTGACGGAATAGAACCCCCCGTTGGTGACGGCAGTTCAATGCCATTCGTTGAGAAATTATTGCAAGCCGGATTTGTTACTCAAGATGAACCTAAAGATTACTTAATTATAGATGAAACAGTAATGCATCATGACGAAGATAGACAAGTCGACATAGTTGCCCTTCCTTTAGATGGTTACAGATTAACAGTTATGGTCGACTATTTCAATCCTGCTCTTGGAAGTCAACACACAGGTTTATTCGATCTTGAGAAAGAATTTGTAACCGAATTTGCTCCTGCTCGAACCTTCTGTTTTTTAAGTGAAGTTGAGCAACTTGCCGATGCCGGCTTAATTAAAGGTGGAAATCTTGATAATGCCGTTGTAATTGTTGATCATGATATTGACCAACAGGGCATTGATAGAATAATGACTAAAGTTGGTTTTAAAAATAAAGTGGAAATTGGTCCAACCGGATTTTTAAATGATAAATCACTTCGATACAAGAATGAACCGGTACGTCATAAGCTTCTAGATTTGATCGGAGATTTAGCTTTAATAGGTGTTCCAATTAAAGCTCAAATACTGGCAGCACGACCCGGTCATAAAGCCAATGTTGAATTCGCTCAAAAGATTAGAAAATTATATCAGCAAAAAAAACTCGTTAGAAAATATCAGTTCAAAAAAACCGAAGGTGTTGTATTAGATGTAAATGCTATACAAAGAATTCTTCCTCATAGATATCCTTTCTTATTAGTCGATAAAATTATCGAACTTGATATTGAACGAAAAGTTGTTGGTATAAAATCAGTAACAATTAACGAACCATTTTTCCAAGGGCATTTCCCCGGTGAACCTGTTATGCCAGGAGTATTATTAATTGAAGCAATGGCACAAACCGGTGGAATTTTGTTGCTTAATTCGGTAAAAGATCCTGCAGAACATCTTGTGTTTTTCTCAGGTATTAATAATGCGAAATTTAGAAAACCGGTCGTCCCTGGAGATCAACTGAGAATTGAGATTGATTTATTAAATAAGAAAAAGAACTTCTTCCAAATTAAAGGTAATGTATTTGTTGAGAACACATTGGTTGCCGAGGCAGAAATGATGGCAGTTGTAACCGATAGACCTCCTCAAAGTATTGAAGAATAA
- the lpxA gene encoding acyl-ACP--UDP-N-acetylglucosamine O-acyltransferase has translation MSEIHPTAIVSPKAKIGNNIKVHPYAIIHDDVEIGNDCVIGPYAVVYNGARIGNKVYIHQSAVIANVPQDLKFGDEKSYVYIGDNTTIREFVTIHRGTGEGGFSKVGENCLLMAYVHIPHDCIIGNNVILANTVQIAGHVEIDDNVIVGGVTAIHQFCKVGKYSMIGAATKITQDVPPFVLTGREPMRYMGLNVIGLRRRGFSGEDISTLKKVYSIIYDSGLTLTKAKEKIAEEYGDVPSVKELLDFLQRSNRGIIRK, from the coding sequence ATGAGCGAAATTCATCCAACAGCAATTGTAAGTCCAAAAGCTAAAATTGGCAACAATATTAAAGTGCACCCCTATGCCATTATTCACGATGATGTTGAAATAGGTAATGATTGCGTAATAGGCCCCTATGCTGTAGTATATAATGGCGCACGAATCGGGAACAAAGTATATATCCATCAATCAGCAGTAATAGCAAATGTTCCTCAGGATTTAAAGTTTGGAGATGAAAAAAGCTACGTTTATATCGGTGACAATACAACCATCCGTGAGTTTGTTACAATACATCGCGGGACCGGTGAAGGCGGCTTTTCTAAAGTTGGAGAGAATTGTTTACTTATGGCTTATGTTCACATTCCGCACGATTGTATTATTGGGAATAATGTAATACTTGCCAACACTGTTCAGATTGCAGGTCATGTTGAAATAGATGATAATGTTATAGTTGGTGGTGTTACCGCAATTCATCAATTCTGTAAAGTCGGTAAATATAGCATGATTGGTGCTGCAACCAAAATTACGCAAGATGTTCCTCCATTTGTGCTTACCGGAAGAGAACCAATGAGATATATGGGATTAAATGTAATTGGGCTGAGAAGAAGAGGATTCAGCGGCGAAGATATTTCCACTCTTAAAAAAGTTTATTCCATCATCTATGATTCAGGTCTAACCTTAACAAAAGCTAAAGAAAAAATTGCTGAGGAATACGGGGATGTACCTTCGGTAAAAGAATTATTGGATTTCCTTCAACGAAGTAATAGAGGAATTATCAGGAAATGA
- the rfaE1 gene encoding D-glycero-beta-D-manno-heptose-7-phosphate kinase: MNFSKSRLKELSNNFSGKRIAVIGDMMLDCYFWGDVKRISPEAPVPVVEIDDEFFRFGGAANVALNISSLGGIPIPLGVVGNDNDGNIFQKLIDEKNIDSSGLIIDNSRPTTAKTRVIAGKQHIVRIDKESKQNISKESEDKILGKLRSEIKNIDAIILQDYNKGVLTPRLIEKVIDLAIKNKIIITVDPKFNNFFKYTNVTLFKPNRKETEDVFGTHMMNDEDIHNSGHKLLEKLNAKYVLLTLGEKGVALFEKGKKTVKRIPTKARKVSDVSGAGDTVIATLTIALAAGAKIDEAAYLANYAGGLVCEEVGIVPIQKNKLFNTVAEE; encoded by the coding sequence ATGAATTTTTCTAAATCTAGATTGAAAGAACTATCCAATAACTTCAGCGGTAAGCGAATAGCTGTTATTGGTGATATGATGTTGGACTGTTACTTTTGGGGTGATGTAAAAAGAATTTCGCCGGAAGCGCCGGTGCCTGTAGTCGAAATTGACGATGAGTTTTTTCGTTTTGGAGGCGCAGCGAATGTTGCGTTGAATATTTCATCACTTGGTGGTATTCCTATCCCGCTTGGAGTTGTTGGCAATGACAATGACGGAAATATTTTCCAAAAATTGATTGATGAAAAAAACATTGATTCATCCGGACTTATTATTGATAACTCACGCCCTACCACAGCAAAAACAAGAGTAATTGCTGGCAAACAACATATCGTAAGAATTGATAAAGAAAGCAAACAAAATATTTCTAAAGAATCGGAAGATAAAATTCTTGGCAAACTGCGGTCAGAAATAAAAAATATTGACGCAATAATTTTACAAGATTATAATAAAGGTGTGCTCACCCCCCGTTTAATCGAAAAAGTTATTGATCTAGCTATTAAGAATAAAATAATTATTACCGTCGATCCAAAATTTAATAACTTCTTTAAGTATACTAATGTTACGTTGTTTAAACCAAACCGGAAAGAGACAGAAGATGTTTTTGGAACACACATGATGAATGATGAAGATATTCATAATTCCGGGCATAAATTATTAGAGAAGTTAAATGCGAAGTATGTTCTTTTAACACTAGGCGAAAAAGGTGTAGCGTTATTTGAAAAAGGTAAGAAAACTGTAAAAAGAATTCCAACCAAAGCTCGAAAAGTCTCTGATGTTTCCGGTGCCGGTGATACGGTGATTGCCACGTTAACTATTGCACTAGCAGCAGGAGCAAAAATTGATGAGGCAGCATATTTAGCTAATTATGCTGGCGGTTTAGTTTGCGAAGAAGTCGGGATAGTACCGATTCAAAAAAACAAATTATTTAATACAGTTGCCGAAGAATAA
- the rfaE2 gene encoding D-glycero-beta-D-manno-heptose 1-phosphate adenylyltransferase has translation MNILTDRKELLVIRAELKRQNKKVVFTNGCFDILHPGHVDYLNKAKQCGDILIVALNSDASVKRIKGDKRPILKLEERAYLIGNLKAVDFVTYFEEDTPENIITELIPDYLIKGEDWDIDKIIGREIVEKNGGEVKRIKFVTDRSSTDIIRTIIERYK, from the coding sequence ATGAATATTTTAACAGACCGAAAAGAACTATTAGTTATACGAGCTGAATTAAAAAGACAAAATAAAAAAGTTGTCTTTACAAATGGCTGCTTCGATATTCTTCATCCCGGACACGTTGATTATCTCAACAAGGCTAAACAATGCGGTGATATACTCATTGTTGCATTAAACAGTGACGCGTCGGTTAAAAGAATTAAAGGTGATAAACGCCCAATATTGAAATTAGAAGAAAGAGCATATCTTATTGGGAACTTAAAAGCGGTAGATTTTGTAACTTACTTTGAAGAAGATACTCCAGAGAATATTATTACAGAGCTGATCCCTGATTATTTAATTAAAGGTGAAGATTGGGATATTGATAAGATTATAGGCAGAGAAATAGTTGAAAAAAATGGCGGTGAAGTAAAACGTATCAAATTTGTCACTGATAGATCATCAACAGATATAATAAGAACTATAATTGAGAGATATAAGTAA
- a CDS encoding AsmA family protein produces the protein MKKTKRQTKRSLFHKIVNVFISIVVVLIVLIVLFLGISQTSTFREYLRETIVENVNSSINGRLHIGKIEGTILTTITIRDIALSDSSNNSIFYSDNIEIKLNPFELLIGKILLREIAVNNAQLSLLQNEDGLWNVATLSEQETEEEMISDETKSENESSFPFLIQINDLNLINMRFVVQTYENRGNTNVYRYIDFDDLVINNFNFSAKAILDIANNNYSLNLKKLSFDPNVELFKLKEFSGIFVYQNKDAIVRNFRLTSDDSDIRIDAKLNKVDFFNEFSLEKLKNAPADVEVSLSPFVFDDLSSFLPVTNLLGDKVDVYLKANGPYGNLNLESLSLKTEKTLVQAKGKVSNLHIPDQLLIDVEIFNSYASYKDVVSLLPGVDFPDFSEIELKNLNITFKGAPTNFTADLKSDVNKGSIETVASLNLDSDPMKYDIKLKTSRINLAPIISEASSLNIDAKIVGSGVSPEELESVVDLKITNSTYSDYKLENIELSSTASKKNVELNINGLVNSAKISTVGFLNFSESDKPRYDFDGNISELNLAGFLNNEEYDSDLNFYFDANGHHFNLDSLYGMFNLRMDSSRYSSKVIDRAKLSLQIVKTDDKRNIYLDSDFVDFTITGDFSLENAIDVLSYEAAIIAKISSEKIEELSPLYKPDSTIVLEEIPEDIISKELNFDFAFNFKDFELISILLDEELDIAGSGSGSVSNTRDNFSINTDLYIDYLLTVGDDVFYISDLETDFKFSRDNSSLKFEDLFGAISLNCDRIYSGFDLENIKFDVIFNQNKMFFNLESFFDKKILIATDGYYMISPYSQDIDLNNLELTYNQTYWKNLRPIKLNIKPGESLDIEDFSIYSGAAAVFINGIVYNDGRQNLHTDIKHLDGLLLSRLLTGENVPLFNANLNVDGDFSGTFSDPVIDFTVNLDSVTYGGTYFGNLYGEINYFDKLINIDSYFIDPQKTDSIPNLEITGTVPIDLNYQLEGERFNEKDSLSIRILSEEFNLSALGNILPQIKNQKGLLTTDIVIEGTLADPKLAGSITLANGGFNSTLNNLDYEINTLITLQGDKFNIEKLSIINAGGTANAGTMNIKGSGDIENLIPNNVVLKINGDLAVLGNRSRSVQPLIYGDLFIGTNGDWIFEYNSSGASIIADVRLINTDLTLIAESSGYQGGTTYEYTFIEDTTNIDRIQQQLEEIVSSSRNREPISESELNFDYKLNIETANIVKLEIVLAQALNQKLSVEALGNLKFESIEGRTLAQGSFNLLDGSKLEYFKTFEAEGSIRFETEITDPYLNVVATYRSDYLPPNSTTSEEVAVKLRLEGPVSELGTNLVSHTDNISVYVGTRNIENNIPDERYDASDAVSFVLVNQFKADLSAQNRQDVANQTIGVNTGASLLGGILTRFVNSAVGDVVNNIQLSQAGEDTKFAVSGRFSNFKYSFGGTTELFQNINKANLRVDYLFNPNFLIRLERKDPLVRTFGIDDKITELGLKYRFEF, from the coding sequence TTGAAAAAGACAAAACGACAAACAAAAAGATCTTTGTTTCACAAGATCGTCAACGTATTTATATCTATCGTTGTCGTTTTGATAGTTCTTATAGTATTATTTCTCGGTATAAGTCAGACTTCTACTTTTCGCGAATATCTCCGCGAGACAATTGTTGAAAATGTAAACAGCAGTATCAATGGGCGCCTGCATATTGGTAAGATCGAAGGGACAATTTTAACAACTATCACAATTAGAGATATTGCGCTCTCCGATTCATCAAACAATTCAATTTTTTACTCTGACAATATCGAAATAAAACTAAATCCTTTTGAATTATTGATTGGGAAAATTCTTTTACGTGAAATTGCCGTTAACAATGCACAACTTTCCTTACTTCAAAATGAGGATGGTCTATGGAATGTAGCAACTCTATCAGAACAGGAAACTGAGGAGGAAATGATTTCAGATGAGACCAAAAGTGAAAACGAATCATCATTCCCCTTTTTAATACAAATTAATGATCTCAATTTAATAAACATGAGATTTGTGGTTCAAACTTATGAGAATCGAGGAAACACAAATGTATATAGGTATATCGACTTTGACGACTTGGTAATAAATAATTTTAATTTTTCTGCTAAAGCAATCTTAGATATAGCAAATAACAACTACAGTCTAAACCTTAAAAAACTTTCTTTCGATCCGAATGTTGAGTTATTCAAGCTAAAGGAATTTTCTGGAATTTTTGTTTATCAAAATAAAGATGCAATTGTTCGTAATTTCAGATTGACTTCAGATGATTCGGATATAAGAATTGATGCTAAGTTAAACAAAGTAGATTTTTTTAACGAATTCTCCCTTGAAAAACTTAAAAATGCACCGGCGGATGTTGAAGTCAGTTTATCACCATTTGTCTTTGATGATTTGTCATCATTCTTACCGGTTACAAATTTATTAGGTGACAAAGTAGATGTTTACTTAAAAGCTAATGGCCCTTATGGTAATTTGAACCTTGAGAGTTTATCACTTAAAACCGAAAAAACTTTAGTACAAGCAAAAGGTAAAGTTAGTAACCTTCATATTCCCGATCAGCTTTTAATAGATGTCGAGATTTTTAATTCTTATGCCAGTTACAAAGATGTGGTTTCACTTTTACCGGGTGTAGATTTCCCGGACTTTTCAGAAATCGAATTGAAAAACTTGAATATTACTTTTAAAGGTGCTCCTACTAATTTTACTGCCGATCTTAAGTCTGATGTAAATAAAGGATCGATTGAAACTGTTGCTTCATTGAATCTTGATTCCGATCCAATGAAGTATGATATTAAGCTAAAAACCTCAAGAATTAATTTGGCACCGATTATTAGTGAAGCGTCATCATTGAATATTGATGCAAAAATTGTTGGTTCCGGTGTTTCACCTGAGGAATTGGAGTCGGTTGTTGATCTAAAAATAACTAATTCAACTTACTCTGATTATAAATTGGAAAATATTGAACTCTCAAGTACTGCTTCTAAAAAGAATGTCGAACTGAATATTAATGGTTTGGTTAACTCTGCAAAAATTTCAACGGTGGGATTTCTAAATTTTTCCGAATCAGATAAACCCCGATATGATTTTGACGGAAATATTTCCGAACTAAACTTAGCCGGCTTTTTAAACAATGAAGAATACGATTCTGATCTTAACTTTTACTTTGATGCAAACGGCCACCACTTTAACCTAGATTCTTTATATGGCATGTTCAATCTTAGAATGGACTCTTCTAGGTATAGTTCAAAAGTAATTGATCGAGCTAAACTTTCTCTTCAAATTGTAAAGACTGATGATAAACGAAATATTTACCTTGATTCTGATTTTGTTGACTTCACAATTACAGGAGATTTTTCTTTGGAAAATGCAATTGATGTTTTATCATATGAAGCGGCAATTATTGCAAAGATTTCATCAGAAAAGATTGAAGAGCTAAGTCCGCTGTATAAACCGGACTCGACAATTGTGCTCGAGGAAATTCCCGAGGATATAATTTCGAAAGAGTTAAACTTCGATTTCGCATTTAATTTCAAAGACTTCGAACTCATTTCTATTTTACTTGATGAAGAACTTGATATCGCGGGTTCAGGATCAGGATCGGTGAGCAATACTCGGGATAATTTTTCGATTAATACAGATTTATATATTGATTATTTGCTGACTGTAGGTGATGATGTTTTTTACATTTCCGATCTTGAAACAGATTTTAAATTTTCACGAGATAACTCTTCGCTAAAATTTGAAGATCTGTTTGGCGCTATTTCATTGAATTGCGATAGAATCTATTCCGGTTTCGATTTAGAGAATATTAAGTTCGACGTAATATTCAATCAGAACAAAATGTTCTTCAACCTAGAATCCTTCTTTGACAAAAAAATACTGATTGCGACCGATGGTTATTACATGATTTCACCTTACTCACAAGATATTGATCTAAACAATTTAGAACTCACATACAACCAAACATATTGGAAAAATCTTCGTCCAATTAAGTTAAATATCAAACCAGGAGAATCCCTCGACATTGAAGACTTCTCAATCTATAGTGGAGCGGCAGCCGTATTTATTAACGGGATTGTTTATAACGACGGCAGACAAAATCTTCATACTGATATTAAGCATTTAGATGGACTTTTATTAAGCAGATTACTTACCGGCGAAAACGTTCCGCTGTTTAATGCCAACCTTAATGTGGATGGTGATTTCTCCGGTACTTTTTCAGATCCCGTTATTGATTTCACAGTCAATCTTGATAGTGTTACATATGGCGGTACTTATTTCGGCAACTTATACGGTGAAATAAATTATTTTGATAAATTGATTAACATTGATTCTTATTTCATCGATCCTCAAAAAACTGATTCGATACCAAATCTTGAAATTACTGGTACTGTTCCTATTGATCTTAACTACCAACTTGAAGGTGAACGTTTTAATGAAAAAGATTCTCTTTCAATTCGAATTTTATCTGAGGAATTTAATCTGTCTGCTTTAGGTAATATTCTTCCGCAAATTAAAAATCAAAAAGGTTTACTAACTACAGATATTGTTATTGAAGGTACACTAGCAGATCCAAAATTAGCAGGCAGTATAACACTTGCCAATGGTGGCTTTAACTCTACACTTAATAATTTGGATTATGAGATTAATACTCTAATTACACTACAAGGCGATAAATTCAATATCGAAAAATTGTCTATTATAAATGCAGGCGGTACTGCAAACGCTGGGACAATGAATATAAAGGGATCAGGAGACATCGAAAATCTTATTCCGAATAATGTTGTGTTAAAAATAAATGGCGACTTGGCTGTTCTTGGTAACAGATCTCGCAGTGTGCAGCCATTGATTTACGGTGATCTTTTTATCGGAACTAATGGTGATTGGATTTTTGAATACAATTCAAGCGGTGCTTCGATAATAGCAGATGTGAGATTAATAAACACTGATTTAACTTTAATTGCTGAATCCTCGGGCTACCAAGGAGGAACAACATATGAATATACTTTTATCGAAGACACAACAAACATAGATAGAATTCAGCAACAGTTAGAAGAAATAGTATCCTCATCACGAAACAGGGAACCCATATCTGAATCGGAATTGAATTTTGATTATAAATTGAACATCGAAACGGCGAATATTGTAAAATTGGAAATCGTTCTTGCTCAAGCGTTAAATCAAAAACTTAGTGTCGAAGCCCTGGGTAATCTCAAATTTGAAAGTATTGAAGGCAGAACATTAGCTCAAGGTTCCTTTAATTTGCTAGATGGTTCTAAGCTAGAATATTTCAAAACATTTGAAGCCGAAGGATCAATTCGTTTTGAGACTGAAATTACAGATCCATATTTGAATGTTGTTGCAACTTATAGAAGTGATTATCTTCCTCCGAACAGCACAACCAGCGAAGAAGTCGCGGTGAAATTGAGATTAGAAGGACCGGTTAGCGAATTGGGTACAAACCTTGTTAGTCATACCGATAATATTTCGGTTTATGTTGGAACGAGAAATATTGAGAATAACATTCCGGATGAAAGATACGATGCTTCTGATGCGGTTTCCTTCGTTTTGGTTAATCAGTTTAAAGCTGACCTAAGTGCACAGAATAGACAAGATGTAGCAAATCAGACAATTGGAGTGAACACCGGTGCATCGTTGCTTGGTGGAATCTTGACAAGATTCGTAAACTCGGCAGTCGGTGATGTTGTCAACAACATTCAACTTAGCCAAGCCGGTGAAGACACCAAGTTTGCCGTTTCAGGCAGATTCTCTAATTTTAAGTATAGTTTTGGCGGAACTACCGAATTATTTCAAAATATTAACAAAGCAAATCTAAGAGTTGATTACCTCTTCAATCCAAACTTTTTAATTCGGTTGGAAAGAAAAGATCCATTGGTACGAACTTTTGGTATTGATGATAAAATAACTGAGTTAGGATTAAAATACAGGTTCGAATTTTAA
- the rnr gene encoding ribonuclease R: MKKEIKAFFTRHPSVKIKPRELSKKLNAREPHLYEKLKETLFRLYKEGLLEKEGKRYFLHLSQAQKKNNGVIQIIDDGKYAFVVLNDSSIKDVFVSERNLGNALNGDVVEIEIFDKQRGKNKEGKVLRVIERKNKEIVGKLVKSNSTYFVIPDQPELHRDIYIHKQDLHGAKNGDKVLVADIVWDDNSANPQGVIKDNFGKAGSYEAEIMNIAREFNLNYKFPPKVINQANKTEIDITEEEIKSRMDIRDKIVFTIDPDDAKDFDDALSVEELSNGNLLIGIHIADVAHYVTEGSPIFKEAQKRANSVYLVGTVIPMLPEKLSNQICSLVPNEDRLTFSVVIEMTKRTKIIDYKISKTIINSRRRFTYNEVQEILDHNSGDFFEEISLLNKIAKQLRSKRMNQGSINFHTPEVNFKLDENGVPTDIIIKEVKDSHKLVEEFMLLANQVIATHVNKQKKNSIPFVYRVHDLPDEEKLKEFASFVKSLGYTFEPSAANKSKEFQRLLEEVEGTSDDALINEVAIRSMAKAVYSTDNIGHYGLGFKYYTHFTSPIRRFPDLIVHKILFDNLHGRDSGYNSAKLESICDHCSAQERSAINAERLSVKLKQMEYLKNRIGEEFTAIISGITNFGIFVELRENLSEGLIRLRDIKDDYYIFDQKQYAIIGQDTGKKYRLGDKINVKLIRVDESKRETDFALLN; the protein is encoded by the coding sequence ATGAAGAAAGAAATAAAGGCATTTTTTACAAGACATCCATCTGTTAAAATTAAACCTCGCGAACTTTCGAAAAAGTTAAATGCGAGAGAACCACATCTTTATGAAAAATTAAAAGAAACATTATTCAGACTCTACAAAGAGGGATTATTGGAGAAAGAAGGCAAGAGATATTTTCTTCATTTGAGTCAAGCCCAGAAAAAAAATAATGGTGTAATACAAATAATTGATGATGGAAAATATGCCTTCGTTGTTTTAAACGACTCTTCGATTAAAGATGTATTTGTTTCAGAAAGAAATTTAGGTAATGCACTCAATGGTGATGTTGTTGAAATAGAGATTTTCGATAAACAACGTGGGAAAAATAAAGAAGGAAAAGTATTACGTGTAATCGAAAGAAAAAATAAAGAAATTGTCGGCAAATTGGTTAAAAGTAATTCGACCTATTTCGTGATTCCGGATCAACCCGAACTTCATCGCGATATATATATTCATAAGCAAGATTTGCATGGAGCAAAAAATGGTGACAAAGTTTTAGTGGCTGATATAGTTTGGGATGATAATTCAGCAAACCCACAAGGAGTAATAAAAGATAATTTTGGCAAAGCTGGAAGTTATGAAGCTGAAATAATGAACATAGCCAGAGAATTTAACCTGAATTACAAATTTCCTCCAAAAGTAATTAACCAGGCGAATAAAACTGAAATTGATATAACTGAAGAAGAAATTAAATCGCGCATGGATATTCGCGATAAAATTGTTTTCACAATTGATCCGGATGATGCTAAAGATTTTGATGATGCCCTTTCAGTTGAAGAGTTAAGCAACGGAAATTTATTAATCGGTATTCATATTGCTGACGTTGCTCATTACGTTACCGAAGGATCACCAATTTTTAAGGAAGCACAGAAAAGAGCTAACAGTGTTTATCTTGTTGGGACAGTTATTCCAATGCTTCCGGAAAAATTATCGAATCAAATTTGTTCACTTGTACCGAATGAAGATCGGTTAACATTTAGTGTTGTTATTGAAATGACTAAACGAACTAAAATAATTGATTACAAAATTTCTAAAACAATTATAAATAGTAGGCGCAGATTCACTTATAACGAAGTGCAAGAAATTCTTGATCACAACTCGGGTGATTTTTTTGAAGAAATCTCGTTACTAAACAAAATTGCAAAACAACTTCGATCAAAAAGAATGAATCAAGGCAGTATTAATTTTCATACTCCTGAAGTTAATTTCAAACTTGATGAAAATGGTGTTCCAACAGACATAATAATAAAAGAGGTTAAGGACAGTCACAAACTCGTTGAAGAATTTATGTTACTTGCAAACCAAGTAATTGCGACGCACGTAAACAAGCAAAAGAAAAACTCAATTCCGTTTGTTTATCGCGTGCATGACTTACCCGATGAAGAAAAGTTAAAGGAGTTTGCAAGTTTTGTAAAATCACTTGGTTATACTTTTGAACCGAGTGCTGCAAATAAATCAAAAGAGTTCCAAAGATTACTTGAAGAAGTCGAAGGAACTTCAGACGATGCATTAATAAATGAAGTTGCAATCCGTTCTATGGCTAAAGCTGTTTACTCAACGGACAATATTGGTCATTACGGATTGGGTTTTAAATATTACACTCATTTTACATCACCAATCAGACGTTTCCCCGATTTGATTGTACACAAAATTTTATTTGATAACTTGCATGGCAGAGATTCGGGATATAACTCAGCAAAACTTGAAAGTATTTGTGATCACTGTTCGGCTCAAGAAAGAAGTGCAATTAACGCCGAAAGATTGTCCGTAAAATTGAAACAAATGGAGTACTTAAAGAATCGAATAGGTGAAGAATTTACAGCTATAATTTCCGGAATCACCAATTTTGGAATTTTTGTTGAATTGAGAGAAAACCTATCCGAGGGTTTAATTCGTTTAAGAGATATAAAAGACGACTACTATATATTTGATCAAAAACAATATGCAATTATTGGACAAGATACCGGCAAAAAATATAGACTCGGTGATAAAATTAATGTAAAACTTATAAGAGTTGATGAATCAAAAAGAGAGACGGATTTTGCTCTTTTGAATTAA